Proteins encoded by one window of Chaetodon trifascialis isolate fChaTrf1 chromosome 15, fChaTrf1.hap1, whole genome shotgun sequence:
- the cant1a gene encoding soluble calcium-activated nucleotidase 1 isoform X1 → MESNSGPPSSMPAPPGFTRLEQNEPMNNLRISVGGLPMLASMANATDPRFRLKWRPIVVVAVSVALLLLLFMHLNSGLRARSYGSRSWKTDHSDGQQSDSRYNNTYPLSPPEHTPQGTRYRIGVIADLDTSSRSDKKLMWFSYMRRGYLLVSQSGDKVAVEWDADKVVLESHLSEKGRGMELSELVVFNGKLYSVDDRTGVVYHIDGNVAVPWVILPDGDGNVAKGFKAEWMAVKDKHLYVGGLGKEWTTTEGEFVNNNPEWVKVVGFRGDVQHENWVPKYKSLKSAAGIEPPGYLIHESAAWSDSLQRWFFLPRRASKQRYEETADERRGTNLALSCSPDFTDIIVSRVGPLNPTHGFSSFKFVPNTDDQIILALKSEEDAGKIATYIMAFTLDGRILLPETKIGDVKYEGLEFI, encoded by the exons ATGGAGA gTAACTCCGGGCCCCCGTCCTCCATGCCTGCTCCCCCAGGCTTCACTCGACTGGAGCAGAATGAGCCAATGAACAATCTGCGTATCTCTGTAGGAGGCCTCCCAATGTTGGCTTCCATGGCCAACGCCACTGACCCTCGTTTCCGCCTTAAGTGGAGGCCCATCGTGGTGGTGGCCGTCTCCGTGGCGTTGCTTCTGCTACTCTTCATGCACTTGAACTCGGGGTTGCGCGCCCGCTCTTACGGCTCGCGCAGCTGGAAAACCGATCACAGTGACGGCCAGCAGTCCGATTCCCGCTACAACAACACCTACCCCCTCAGTCCGCCCGAGCACACGCCGCAGGGCACCCGCTACCGCATTGGGGTCATTGCCGACCTGGACACAAGCTCTCGCAGTGACAAGAAGCTGATGTGGTTCAGCTACATGCGGCGGGGGTACCTGTTGGTGTCCCAAAGTGGTGACAAGGTGGCGGTCGAATGGGATGCAGACAAGGTGGTGCTGGAAAGCCACCTGTCGGAGAAGGGCAGGGGTATGGAGCTGTCTGAGCTTGTGGTGTTCAATGGGAAGCTCTACAGCGTCGATGACAGAACAGGCGTTGTGTACCACATTGACGGCAATGTGGCTGTGCCCTGGGTCATCTTACCAGATGGAGACGGCAATGTCGCCAAAG GGTTCAAAGCTGAGTGGATGGCAGTGAAGGACAAGCACTTGTACGTCGGCGGTCTGGGGAAGGAGTGGACTACCACTGAAGGCGAGTTCGTCAACAACAACCCGGAGTGGGTGAAAGTAGTGGGCTTCAGAGGGGATGTACAACATGAGAACTGGGTTCCCAAGTACAAATCTCTGAAGTCCGCTGCAGGGATAGAGCCTCCAG GGTATCTTATCCATGAATCAGCAGCCTGGAGCGACAGCCTGCAGCGCTGGTTTTTCCTCCCTCGCCGCGCCAGCAAGCAGCGCTATGAGGAGACGGCAGACGAGCGTCGTGGCACGAACCTCGCCCTCAGCTGCTCGCCAGATTTCACAGACATCATTGTGAGTCGAGTGGGTCCTCTTAACCCCACTCACGGATTCTCCTCTTTCAAGTTTGTCCCCAACACGGACGACCAGATCATTCTGGCTCTCAAGTCAGAGGAAGACGCCGGAAAGATCGCTACATATATCATGGCCTTCACTCTTGACGGACGCATCCTGTTACCTGAAACCAAGATTGGGGATGTGAAATATGAAGGCTTGGAGTTCATATAG
- the cant1a gene encoding soluble calcium-activated nucleotidase 1 isoform X2, which yields MPAPPGFTRLEQNEPMNNLRISVGGLPMLASMANATDPRFRLKWRPIVVVAVSVALLLLLFMHLNSGLRARSYGSRSWKTDHSDGQQSDSRYNNTYPLSPPEHTPQGTRYRIGVIADLDTSSRSDKKLMWFSYMRRGYLLVSQSGDKVAVEWDADKVVLESHLSEKGRGMELSELVVFNGKLYSVDDRTGVVYHIDGNVAVPWVILPDGDGNVAKGFKAEWMAVKDKHLYVGGLGKEWTTTEGEFVNNNPEWVKVVGFRGDVQHENWVPKYKSLKSAAGIEPPGYLIHESAAWSDSLQRWFFLPRRASKQRYEETADERRGTNLALSCSPDFTDIIVSRVGPLNPTHGFSSFKFVPNTDDQIILALKSEEDAGKIATYIMAFTLDGRILLPETKIGDVKYEGLEFI from the exons ATGCCTGCTCCCCCAGGCTTCACTCGACTGGAGCAGAATGAGCCAATGAACAATCTGCGTATCTCTGTAGGAGGCCTCCCAATGTTGGCTTCCATGGCCAACGCCACTGACCCTCGTTTCCGCCTTAAGTGGAGGCCCATCGTGGTGGTGGCCGTCTCCGTGGCGTTGCTTCTGCTACTCTTCATGCACTTGAACTCGGGGTTGCGCGCCCGCTCTTACGGCTCGCGCAGCTGGAAAACCGATCACAGTGACGGCCAGCAGTCCGATTCCCGCTACAACAACACCTACCCCCTCAGTCCGCCCGAGCACACGCCGCAGGGCACCCGCTACCGCATTGGGGTCATTGCCGACCTGGACACAAGCTCTCGCAGTGACAAGAAGCTGATGTGGTTCAGCTACATGCGGCGGGGGTACCTGTTGGTGTCCCAAAGTGGTGACAAGGTGGCGGTCGAATGGGATGCAGACAAGGTGGTGCTGGAAAGCCACCTGTCGGAGAAGGGCAGGGGTATGGAGCTGTCTGAGCTTGTGGTGTTCAATGGGAAGCTCTACAGCGTCGATGACAGAACAGGCGTTGTGTACCACATTGACGGCAATGTGGCTGTGCCCTGGGTCATCTTACCAGATGGAGACGGCAATGTCGCCAAAG GGTTCAAAGCTGAGTGGATGGCAGTGAAGGACAAGCACTTGTACGTCGGCGGTCTGGGGAAGGAGTGGACTACCACTGAAGGCGAGTTCGTCAACAACAACCCGGAGTGGGTGAAAGTAGTGGGCTTCAGAGGGGATGTACAACATGAGAACTGGGTTCCCAAGTACAAATCTCTGAAGTCCGCTGCAGGGATAGAGCCTCCAG GGTATCTTATCCATGAATCAGCAGCCTGGAGCGACAGCCTGCAGCGCTGGTTTTTCCTCCCTCGCCGCGCCAGCAAGCAGCGCTATGAGGAGACGGCAGACGAGCGTCGTGGCACGAACCTCGCCCTCAGCTGCTCGCCAGATTTCACAGACATCATTGTGAGTCGAGTGGGTCCTCTTAACCCCACTCACGGATTCTCCTCTTTCAAGTTTGTCCCCAACACGGACGACCAGATCATTCTGGCTCTCAAGTCAGAGGAAGACGCCGGAAAGATCGCTACATATATCATGGCCTTCACTCTTGACGGACGCATCCTGTTACCTGAAACCAAGATTGGGGATGTGAAATATGAAGGCTTGGAGTTCATATAG
- the lgals3bp.1 gene encoding galectin-3-binding protein B, whose protein sequence is MLTHRNLRALWLLLLLHDCGSALNFNLFRNPGPKEGDVRLFGAQSFSEGRVEVYHEGKWGTVCDDGWDMAEAQVVCRQLHFPGAKSVVFGKDYGEASGPVWLDDMSCKGTENQLSACDFKNWGVTDCSHKEDVGVICETTNTTETMADSTHSLDHSLSLSDDLGQIFDSAVGCDFLISVQSVTGNRQEDGTPEKVETSICAHKMILSRFPSFNASEGTTSITVSISQTCQPHFTSFIRYIYTRKMDVTFSSAQCLHWMASRFGVKQLMEDTGRLFSKILPEDPLFHTQVSLYGYAKETGDLVLQENCLQYLAWNYQNLTRSPAWTSITAEFLGALLARSDLVVPDEYFVLQSVQSWITAKGNSTSLKNQVELLSLIRFPMIPVEKLYELESNTSLYNAHMNMYRENMLKAFQFNVLLFSNLPSNPKFNKEDDNYQPRIYIAEPWSIAITSSKKKQSDPVRTHNPYNRRTHYDYGYGQYYPYPTASPHSQTVSQTFNTPVHNSLIFKDNKIRWEANVLMNQRDCSNRGLKCESLPVARLSTQDRTRQQSKVLFRNQLLLMCQGKYICQVQDFKVNLAHITVNGTHVVAYPCPEDQYTYHFVVRPEYV, encoded by the exons ATGCTCACACATCGAAATCTACGTGCTCTGtggcttctgctgcttctccatgACTGTGGAAGTGCTCTCAATTTTAACCTTTTCA GAAACCCTGGGCCAAAAGAGGGTGACGTGAGGCTGTTTGGCGCCCAGAGTTTTTCAGAGGGGCGTGTGGAAGTATACCATGAAGGGAAATGGGGAACAGTGTGTGATGACGGCTGGGACATGGCCGAGGCCCAGGTGGTGTGTCGTCAGCTCCACTTCCCTGGAGCcaaatctgttgtttttggGAAGGACTACGGAGAAG CATCTGGACCGGTTTGGCTGGATGATATGAGTTGTAAAGGCACAGAGAACCAGCTGTCTGCTTGTGATTTCAAAAACTGGGGAGTAACTGACTGCTCCCACAAAGAGGATGTTGGAGTTATTTGTGAAACAACCA ACACAACAGAGACCATGGCTGATTCTACACACTCGCTGGACCACAGCCTCAGTCTGTCTGATGACCTCGGTCAAATCTTTGACAGTGCAGTTGGCTGTGACTTCCTGATCTCAGTCCAGAGTGTGACTGGAAACAGACAAGAAGATGGGACCCCAGAGAAGGTTGAGACTTCCATTTGTGCACACAAAATGATCCTCTCACGTTTCCCATCCTTCAATGCTTCAGAGGGGACCACGAGCATCACGGTCAGCATCAGCCAGACTTGCCAACCACATTTCACCTCCTTCATCAG GTACATTTACACCCGCAAGATGGATGTGACCTTCTCCTCTGCGCAGTGCCTCCACTGGATGGCTTCTCGGTTTGGTGtgaagcagctgatggaggacaCAGGCCGCCTGTTCTCTAAAATCCTCCCAGAGGACCCCTTGTTTCACACCCAGGTGTCCCTTTACGGGTACGCAAAGGAGACTGGGGACTTGGTCCTCCAGGAGAACTGTCTACAGTATCTGGCCTGGAATTACCAAAATCTGACCAGGTCTCCTGCTTGGACCAGCATCACCGCTGAGTTCCTTGGAGCCCTTTTAGCTCGCTCCGACCTAGTGGTGCCAGATGAGTATTTTGTGCTTCAGAGTGTGCAGAGCTGGATCACAGCGAAGGGCAACTCGACCAGTTTGAAAAACCAGGTTGAACTGTTGAGTCTCATTCGTTTCCCTATGATCCCTGTTGAGAAACTGTATGAACTGGAGTCCAACACCTCTCTCTACAACGCTCATATGAATATGTATCGTGAAAACATGTTGAAAGCATTCCAGTTTAATGTTTTGCTCTTCAGTAATCTTCCGTCCAACCCAAAGTTCAACAAAGAAGATGATAATTACCAGCCCAGGATCTACATCGCTGAGCCATGGAGCATTGCTATTACCTCTTCGAAGAAAAAGCAATCAGATCCAGTCCGAACCCACAATCCTTACAACCGCAGGACTCATTATGACTATGGCTATGGACAGTACTATCCTTATCCCACTGCCAGTCCACACAGCCAAACCGTAAGCCAGACATTCAACACACCTGTCCACAACAGCCTAATCTTTAAGGACAACAAGATTCGCTGGGAGGCAAATGTCTTAATGAACCAACGTGACTGTTCAAACCGAGGTCTGAAGTGCGAGTCGCTCCCTGTGGCAAGGCTGTCTACCCAAGACCGCACCAGGCAGCAGAGCAAAGTCCTCTTTCGTAACCAGCTCCTGTTGATGTGCCAAGGCAAGTACATCTGTCAGGTTCAGGACTTCAAGGTCAACCTGGCTCATATCACTGTGAATGGGACCCATGTTGTTGCCTATCCCTGTCCTGAGGACCAGTACACCTACCACTTTGTAGTGCGACCAGAGTATGTCTGA
- the LOC139343971 gene encoding metalloproteinase inhibitor 2-like codes for MSWTANSCFVTLAILFLWRVEEIAEACSCSPAHPQQAFCSSDVVIRAKLVGEHEVDVGNDIYGNPIKRIKYDIKQIKMYKGPSQDIDAIYTAPSSAVCGVTLETNGKEYLVTGKLEADGTMHVTLCDFIEPWEATSATQKKSLTQRYEMGCDCKITRCTSIPCMISSPAECLWTDWVIEKTVSGQQAKHFACIKRSDDSCAWYRGTAPPKRDFLDIEDP; via the exons ATGTCTTGGACGGCGAACAGTTGTTTTGTCACTCTGGCCATCCTGTTTCTTTGGCGAGTGGAAGAAATAGCAGAAGCCTGCAGCTGCTCCCCAGCGCATCCTCAGCAGGCGTTTTGCAGCTCAGATGTCG TTATCAGGGCAAAGTTAGTCGGAGAGCATGAGGTTGACGTTGGCAATGACATCTATGGAAACCCCATCAAACGGATCAAGTATGACATCAAACAAATCAAG ATGTACAAAGGTCCCAGCCAGGATATTGATGCCATCTACACCGctccctcctctgcagtgtgtggagTGACTCTGGAGACTAATGGCAAGGAGTATCTCGTCACAG GCAAACTGGAGGCTGATGGGACGATGCatgtcacactgtgtgacttcatTGAGCCCTGGGAGGCCACAAGTGCCACCCAGAAGAAGAGCCTGACTCAGCGCTATGAAATGGGCTGTGATTGCAAG ATCACTCGCTGCACCTCCATCCCCTGCATGATCAGCAGCCCGGCGGAGTGCCTGTGGACAGACTGGGTGATCGAGAAGACTGTCAGCGGACAACAGGCCAAACACTTTGCTTGTATCAAGAGGAGTGATGACTCTTGTGCCTGGTACAGAGGAACAGCACCGCCCAAAAGGGATTTCCTGGACATCGAAGACCCTTAA